From the genome of Actinacidiphila yeochonensis CN732, one region includes:
- a CDS encoding M48 family metalloprotease, whose protein sequence is MSLVIVVTISYALLPHSGWLIVLLWLASGTLAFHRPTESALARHLLNLRYPTPSERARLEPVWREVTARAGVEGRAYELWIEESDDLNALAAAGHIVGVTRFSLENLTSSHLGAVLAHELAHHVGGHAWSSLLGEWYALPGRLAWVGVRRLARLVIALGRRLNSCLGVALLLAAAGVVVAFALAYWFVILALVMAPYPLAAVARRAELRADQHAAALGFGPMLAEVLQTMHAEASGAGGAMTTSFAARGRTGAFGTVVRAHDGRRGLLAKLLASHPDYHTRLHHLSAYLSPGR, encoded by the coding sequence GTGAGTCTCGTGATCGTGGTGACGATCTCCTACGCTCTGCTCCCGCACTCGGGATGGTTGATCGTGCTTCTCTGGCTCGCCTCGGGGACCCTGGCGTTCCACCGGCCCACGGAGAGCGCCCTCGCCCGGCACCTGCTGAACCTCCGCTACCCGACGCCGTCGGAACGTGCTCGGCTGGAGCCCGTCTGGCGTGAGGTGACCGCCCGCGCGGGTGTCGAGGGCCGCGCCTACGAGCTGTGGATCGAGGAGAGTGACGACCTCAACGCGCTGGCCGCGGCGGGCCACATCGTGGGCGTCACCCGTTTCTCCCTGGAGAACCTGACCAGTAGTCACCTCGGCGCCGTTCTCGCCCACGAACTGGCACACCATGTCGGCGGCCACGCCTGGTCCTCACTCCTGGGGGAATGGTACGCGTTGCCAGGGCGGCTCGCGTGGGTCGGCGTTCGCAGGCTGGCCCGGCTCGTTATCGCCCTCGGCCGTCGTCTCAACAGCTGCCTGGGAGTGGCTCTCCTCCTGGCGGCGGCAGGCGTCGTGGTGGCCTTCGCCCTGGCATACTGGTTCGTCATTCTGGCTCTGGTCATGGCGCCGTATCCACTGGCCGCCGTGGCCCGCCGGGCAGAGCTGCGTGCGGACCAGCACGCTGCGGCCCTCGGCTTCGGGCCGATGCTCGCCGAGGTGCTCCAGACGATGCACGCGGAGGCGTCGGGGGCCGGCGGCGCCATGACGACGTCCTTCGCCGCCCGCGGCAGGACCGGCGCCTTCGGCACCGTCGTCCGGGCGCATGACGGCCGCCGAGGACTCCTGGCCAAACTCCTGGCCTCGCACCCCGACTACCACACGCGCCTGCACCATCTGTCGGCGTATCTCAGCCCAGGCCGCTGA
- a CDS encoding Pycsar system effector family protein: MGSRLLMELRAETAHADNKASLLLGALSMTVGLFGGLLATRRWTVSQLSAAGTVLWWAAVAVLAGSLLSLLLAVRPRYGASPWRPGRPLTYFDDIRRAAGQGLLAEALDHTTTDPDAGLLSALAENSRIVDRKHRWIRAGLALYLAGAVLLPTALALR; encoded by the coding sequence GTGGGTTCCCGTCTTCTCATGGAGCTGCGGGCGGAGACCGCGCACGCGGACAACAAGGCCTCCCTGCTCCTGGGAGCTCTCAGCATGACGGTCGGCCTGTTCGGGGGCCTGCTCGCGACACGCCGATGGACGGTGTCGCAGCTCTCCGCCGCCGGCACCGTGCTGTGGTGGGCGGCGGTGGCGGTGCTGGCCGGATCGCTGCTCTCCCTCCTCCTCGCCGTGCGTCCCCGGTACGGCGCCAGCCCGTGGAGACCGGGGCGCCCCCTGACGTACTTCGACGACATCCGTCGTGCGGCAGGGCAGGGGCTGCTGGCCGAAGCGCTCGACCACACGACGACCGATCCGGACGCGGGGCTGCTCAGTGCGCTGGCCGAGAACAGCCGCATCGTCGACCGCAAGCACCGCTGGATACGCGCTGGCTTGGCCCTCTATCTCGCGGGAGCTGTGCTCCTACCGACCGCGCTCGCCCTGCGCTGA
- a CDS encoding PE-PGRS family protein encodes MADFRREPDWDQGAHRHSVLVDPVVTVRQLARFDYRKSYSRIDNALVFATNKGEHDTYLPPRRPSRSELATRRYTAVYEVDMGVHSCTGSLSLPSDNDAFDFTADLAMTWQVTRPEQFVTSRERDVPALLTRRLEELMREVSRRFPIDRSSEAEGAVRQAVAAAGPLAEGAGLRVSWAVRLRQDDDAVAQQRALREIRYSDQRLGSSHDLAMREDELRAERERAQADQRHELAIRQSHQEAELRKLEAEKIEYYQYYLQHGGVASWALHLSRHPEDFRLVMENLREDELTLIRSQREVALQVLKGEGNLEDYQRAGLTAPATRIVEELLTRGLPDTEPAPPVPVQGALPWQPAGDTRASFRKPPGTAQADDAGDGR; translated from the coding sequence ATGGCGGACTTCCGTCGCGAACCTGACTGGGACCAGGGCGCGCACCGGCACAGCGTCCTCGTCGACCCGGTTGTGACGGTTCGCCAGTTGGCGCGGTTCGACTACCGCAAGAGCTACAGCCGGATCGACAACGCCCTGGTCTTCGCCACGAACAAGGGAGAACACGACACCTATCTCCCGCCGCGTCGCCCCAGCCGGTCGGAGCTCGCCACAAGGCGGTACACCGCCGTGTACGAGGTGGACATGGGGGTCCACTCCTGCACCGGGTCGCTGTCGCTGCCGAGTGACAACGACGCCTTCGACTTCACGGCCGACCTGGCGATGACCTGGCAGGTCACCCGCCCGGAACAGTTCGTGACCAGCCGGGAGCGGGACGTCCCGGCGTTGTTGACCAGACGCCTGGAGGAGCTGATGCGCGAGGTCAGCCGCAGGTTCCCGATCGACCGGAGTTCGGAGGCGGAAGGGGCCGTGCGCCAGGCGGTCGCCGCCGCCGGACCGCTGGCGGAGGGGGCCGGGCTGCGCGTGTCATGGGCGGTCCGGCTGCGCCAGGACGACGACGCCGTCGCGCAGCAGCGTGCGCTGCGCGAGATCCGGTACTCCGACCAGCGGCTCGGCTCCTCCCACGACCTTGCGATGCGTGAGGACGAACTCCGGGCCGAACGGGAAAGGGCACAGGCCGACCAGCGCCACGAACTCGCGATCCGGCAGAGCCACCAGGAGGCGGAGCTGAGGAAACTGGAGGCGGAGAAGATCGAGTACTACCAGTACTACCTCCAGCACGGCGGTGTGGCGTCCTGGGCCCTCCACCTGAGCCGGCACCCCGAGGACTTCCGGCTGGTGATGGAGAACCTGCGCGAGGACGAACTCACCCTGATCCGCAGCCAGCGGGAGGTCGCCCTGCAGGTGCTGAAGGGGGAAGGCAACCTGGAGGACTACCAGCGTGCGGGCCTTACCGCCCCGGCGACGCGCATCGTCGAAGAGCTCCTCACCCGGGGCCTGCCCGACACCGAACCGGCGCCGCCCGTACCGGTACAGGGCGCCCTGCCCTGGCAGCCCGCAGGCGACACCCGGGCATCCTTCCGGAAGCCCCCCGGTACGGCTCAGGCCGACGACGCGGGGGACGGACGGTGA
- a CDS encoding Crp/Fnr family transcriptional regulator, whose translation MPFLARLEQQQRIALLELGHPMKYDPRSTLLHQDEPSTHVVLILSGWTKVTHTAATGYEALLALRGPGDIVGEASAVSGRPRAATVTALGEVGAVVIDRDRFLAHLSASPATALQLLGLTADRTRASDRQRVEQGALGVRERLAILLLDLARTHGEQDPEGVRLTSGLSQHELAGSVGASREAVARLLKDLRERGIVRTGRRGLVIVRPDQLRRIGRGE comes from the coding sequence GTGCCCTTCCTCGCGCGGCTGGAACAGCAGCAGCGCATCGCCCTGTTGGAACTCGGTCACCCCATGAAGTACGACCCGCGGTCCACCTTGCTGCATCAGGACGAGCCGTCCACGCATGTCGTCCTCATCCTCAGCGGCTGGACCAAGGTCACCCACACCGCGGCCACCGGCTACGAGGCCCTGCTCGCCTTACGCGGGCCTGGCGACATCGTCGGTGAGGCGTCCGCCGTCAGCGGTCGGCCCCGCGCGGCGACGGTGACCGCGCTCGGCGAGGTAGGAGCCGTCGTCATCGATCGCGACCGCTTCCTGGCCCACCTGTCCGCCTCTCCGGCCACCGCGCTCCAGCTTCTCGGCCTGACTGCGGACCGCACGCGCGCGAGTGACCGGCAGCGGGTGGAGCAGGGGGCTCTCGGAGTACGAGAGCGGCTGGCGATCCTTCTGCTGGATCTGGCCCGCACGCACGGCGAGCAGGATCCGGAAGGGGTCCGACTGACCAGCGGGTTGAGCCAGCACGAGCTGGCGGGCTCGGTCGGAGCGTCCCGTGAGGCGGTGGCCCGGCTCCTTAAGGATCTGCGAGAACGCGGCATCGTCCGGACCGGTCGCAGAGGGCTGGTCATCGTTCGCCCGGATCAACTACGCAGGATCGGCCGAGGCGAATAG
- a CDS encoding DUF6221 family protein has protein sequence MDEVLKFIHARYEWDNHAYAEVAYRFGGDALLDSHLPMLDLVDMLARECEAMEPADPRVTGLAYALRVLAQSYADHPDYREAWRP, from the coding sequence ATGGACGAGGTTCTGAAGTTCATCCACGCACGGTATGAATGGGACAACCATGCCTACGCCGAGGTTGCCTACCGCTTTGGTGGTGACGCCCTGCTCGACAGCCATCTGCCGATGCTCGACCTGGTTGACATGCTGGCGCGAGAGTGCGAAGCCATGGAGCCGGCAGATCCACGCGTGACCGGTCTCGCGTACGCACTCCGCGTGCTCGCGCAGTCCTACGCCGATCACCCCGACTACCGGGAGGCGTGGCGTCCGTAA
- a CDS encoding 8-oxoguanine DNA glycosylase OGG fold protein: protein MDDVARGVAERLRPAVEANGHRRQKAVLFRPDVWRPRLEPHGVSAVLQRGTAGPTAKERLIGRQDLALLRDEAGTDPGGLRQVFVAVMIWGSGTSNGRGPRYTEAALGDPHLTDVLSRTADLVWNGDLASAYRQFRVAGVGRSFFTKWFAAVDDESTDERALILDSRVFRTLNALGWVSYEAAGTRHWPTRYVTYVRAMHSWAAELDVEPSWLEWLMFDLSGDIPAVLERSE from the coding sequence GTGGATGATGTGGCAAGAGGTGTGGCTGAACGGCTGCGGCCCGCCGTTGAAGCGAACGGTCACAGGCGGCAGAAGGCGGTGCTCTTCCGGCCCGATGTCTGGCGGCCGCGGTTGGAGCCGCATGGCGTGAGTGCTGTGTTGCAGCGGGGTACGGCCGGGCCCACGGCCAAGGAGCGGTTGATCGGCCGCCAGGATCTCGCTCTTCTCAGAGATGAGGCCGGTACTGATCCTGGCGGGCTTCGGCAGGTATTCGTCGCCGTCATGATCTGGGGTTCGGGAACCTCCAACGGACGTGGTCCGCGTTACACCGAAGCGGCGCTGGGCGATCCGCACCTCACCGATGTCCTGTCCCGTACGGCTGACCTGGTGTGGAACGGTGACCTTGCTTCCGCGTACAGGCAGTTCCGGGTGGCTGGGGTTGGGCGATCGTTCTTCACCAAGTGGTTTGCAGCTGTGGACGACGAGTCCACAGACGAACGTGCCTTGATATTGGACAGCCGTGTCTTCCGAACCCTCAACGCGCTCGGATGGGTGAGCTACGAGGCGGCAGGAACCCGGCACTGGCCCACTCGCTATGTGACCTACGTGCGTGCAATGCACTCATGGGCTGCGGAGTTGGACGTGGAGCCGTCTTGGCTGGAGTGGCTCATGTTCGACTTGAGCGGAGACATTCCGGCGGTCTTGGAGCGCTCCGAGTGA
- a CDS encoding thiopeptide-type bacteriocin biosynthesis protein → MTNPPTRDVKRAEAAVLDVLAGTPIEDAARRARIPTSRLAEDIARYRAAGRAALESRVREWHQVNVRFADYPTAHRAVRAHLLPSLRTGPVGTWWFVRKHPNWRFRFHPVSCATTKDMAIHLADALDRATSRGAVQDWRPGRYEPETFAFGGDVGMDIAHDLFHVDSIGTLDYLHRAADSSQVPAANVASLLAMTVLMRAAHLEFGEQGDVWGQVERHRPLETDLDLGTVRTMIEPMGRLLLTDARPLLTDGPLTPLRPWFEGLERCGRLLAQASSDCRLSPGLRRVLARHVLFHWNRMGFTARQQAIWSHAAREAVLGS, encoded by the coding sequence ATGACGAATCCACCCACACGCGACGTGAAGCGTGCCGAGGCCGCCGTTCTGGACGTCCTGGCCGGCACGCCGATTGAGGACGCCGCCCGCCGTGCACGCATCCCTACCAGCCGCCTCGCCGAAGACATCGCACGGTACCGGGCCGCCGGCCGGGCCGCCCTCGAATCACGCGTCCGAGAATGGCACCAGGTGAACGTCCGGTTCGCCGACTACCCGACCGCGCACCGCGCGGTCCGCGCCCACCTGCTGCCGAGCCTTCGGACCGGTCCTGTCGGGACCTGGTGGTTCGTGCGCAAGCACCCCAACTGGCGCTTCCGCTTCCACCCCGTCAGCTGCGCCACCACAAAGGACATGGCGATCCACCTCGCCGACGCCCTCGACAGGGCGACCTCGCGGGGCGCCGTCCAGGACTGGCGGCCCGGACGCTACGAGCCCGAGACCTTCGCCTTCGGCGGTGACGTCGGCATGGACATCGCCCACGACCTCTTCCACGTGGACAGCATCGGCACCCTCGACTACCTCCACCGCGCCGCAGACAGCAGCCAGGTACCTGCCGCCAACGTCGCCTCGCTGCTCGCCATGACCGTGCTGATGCGCGCCGCACACCTGGAGTTCGGCGAACAAGGCGACGTATGGGGCCAGGTGGAACGACACCGCCCCCTCGAAACCGACCTGGACCTTGGAACGGTCAGGACCATGATCGAGCCGATGGGGCGCCTTCTCCTCACCGATGCCCGTCCTCTGCTGACGGACGGCCCGCTCACCCCCCTTCGGCCGTGGTTCGAGGGCCTGGAACGATGCGGCCGGCTACTCGCCCAAGCATCGTCGGACTGCCGACTGTCACCCGGCCTTCGACGTGTGCTGGCCCGCCACGTGCTCTTCCACTGGAACAGAATGGGCTTCACCGCCCGGCAACAAGCCATCTGGTCCCACGCCGCCCGGGAGGCGGTGCTCGGGAGCTGA
- a CDS encoding lanthionine synthetase C family protein: protein MTQTLSTTTSLSFRQSLAHGPLGTALPAIEQARRGTGTWEKVHQSLSGLGPLIDGPAANLYLGAPATAFVLHLAADGTSRYSSALRALDTIVAAHTRRRLDAAHARINAGRQTEFAEYDLFRGLTGIGAGLLLRQPHSPELKGVLEYLVRLTEPLPAGGELSPGWWVGHAPTSHTAATPGGHANAGMAHGIAGPLALLALTMRAGITVDGHEAAIHRVCRWLDRIRQHDHRGVHWPRWVSEDGPAPALPAAPSWCYGTPGLARAQQLAGIVTEDADRTRMAERALLHCLLDPAQLDQIAGRGLCHGFAGIMRTAQRVAQDSASPAPLVSQLQLLRDRLLTADVPEEDGFLEGVAGAALAFQDADSESDYAAQGQWDACLLLT from the coding sequence GTGACCCAGACCCTCTCCACCACCACTTCCTTGTCGTTTCGGCAGTCCCTCGCCCACGGCCCCCTCGGCACCGCCCTGCCGGCCATCGAACAGGCCCGCCGCGGCACCGGCACCTGGGAGAAGGTGCACCAGAGCCTGTCCGGCCTCGGCCCCCTCATCGACGGCCCGGCCGCCAACCTCTACCTCGGAGCCCCCGCCACTGCCTTCGTCCTCCACCTGGCCGCAGACGGAACCAGCCGCTACAGCAGTGCCCTCCGGGCCCTCGACACCATCGTGGCCGCACACACCCGTCGGCGCCTGGACGCCGCACACGCCCGCATCAACGCGGGCCGGCAAACCGAGTTCGCCGAGTACGACCTGTTCCGCGGCCTCACCGGCATCGGCGCCGGGCTCCTGCTCAGGCAACCTCACAGCCCTGAGCTGAAGGGCGTTCTCGAATACCTGGTCCGGCTGACCGAGCCGCTCCCCGCGGGCGGTGAGCTGTCGCCCGGGTGGTGGGTCGGCCACGCCCCGACCAGCCACACGGCCGCAACGCCGGGCGGACACGCCAACGCCGGCATGGCCCACGGCATCGCCGGACCCCTCGCGCTGCTGGCCCTCACCATGCGTGCCGGGATCACCGTGGACGGCCACGAAGCGGCCATCCACCGCGTCTGCCGCTGGTTGGACCGGATACGGCAGCACGACCACCGCGGGGTGCACTGGCCGCGGTGGGTCAGCGAGGACGGGCCCGCTCCCGCCCTACCGGCAGCACCGAGCTGGTGCTACGGAACCCCGGGCCTGGCCCGCGCCCAGCAGCTCGCCGGCATCGTCACCGAAGACGCCGACCGCACGCGGATGGCCGAACGCGCCCTGCTCCACTGCCTGCTCGACCCCGCCCAGCTCGACCAGATCGCCGGCCGCGGCCTGTGCCACGGCTTCGCCGGCATCATGCGAACGGCCCAGCGCGTAGCCCAGGACTCCGCCAGCCCCGCCCCTCTCGTCAGCCAGCTCCAGCTGCTGCGCGACCGCCTCCTCACCGCCGACGTGCCCGAGGAGGACGGCTTCCTCGAAGGCGTTGCCGGCGCCGCCCTCGCATTCCAGGACGCCGACTCCGAAAGCGACTACGCCGCCCAGGGGCAGTGGGACGCCTGCCTGCTGCTGACATGA
- a CDS encoding lantibiotic dehydratase — MYQALDTGVIRSALVPLADPLPSWPGDFTDSARLRRWMGEVWAERRRAEAISHAAPILAQAVRKALDGSAPPSRVERTARSLSRYLLRMKYRATPFGLFAGTTSTRLGQQTHVRWGPEHKAFAGVGAEWLHEVITMLEGNLAVFRRLAVVADPTWTVRGSRITIAYQPGPDGPASTNLLRTRAAEQALALARTPILVRDLVDKIGADHPRAPASTIETMVAELVAHRVLLTNLRPPTTTPDALGHLIAQLDRADVDLPQAAQMRRIDRALRRHDGSRGARPDVQAALRVQAVEAMSALAPATARSLVVNVRPDVEVVLPERVAREAKAALEVMARITPFPHGSPAWSDYRARFLERYSMGTIVPLRDLTDPDVGLGVPAGYRGSVLPRPVLATTPRDEHLLALAQEAALTHRRSVTLTEADVAALSVGEPIQVPAHVELCFTVLGTCERDLDEGRFALSVVGLSLAAGTTVGRFLSMLPPDELNRRAEMYRTLPTLTAGAVRAQVSGPPMKQPVLNVARAPVVVPEVLALGEFNSAATLDLADLGVVADAGRLYLVSLSTGRVIEPSVMNAVELSHGTHPLLRFLCEAHRSHAAVLTPFTWGAAARLPFLPEVRYGRTILTPACWRLRAEDLGSGNDWERSLTTWRHQHGVPLTVSLGDDDQRLRLDLALSAHRTLLRNAVSGHRSVVLHEAPDERAFGWIGHAHEVVLPFAAQQQPKPAPALRHAPVAKRDTGRLPGRSNRAYLKLYGNTARVPELLTTHLPRLLVGGNPAWFVRYADPSPHVRLRLHLLEPDTFGATAQKVAAWAAALREEGVIQRIAWETDLPETGRYGAGATFEAAEAYFEADSNAALAQLLLDSADQRLAVAAVGFVDIGTGLLGSRAKAFRWLTGNLRRAEGEAPPREVQALAVRLAGSDTFAEDLVSTAGNAGFAVAAAWEARREALSRYRVALEESGIEPADVLPSLLHMHHNRFVGINPAAEATCRRTARAAALSWTARPEGDPR; from the coding sequence ATGTATCAGGCGCTCGACACAGGCGTGATCCGATCCGCGCTCGTACCGCTGGCAGACCCGCTGCCCTCCTGGCCCGGGGACTTCACCGACTCCGCGCGGTTGCGGCGGTGGATGGGCGAGGTCTGGGCGGAGAGGCGCCGGGCCGAGGCGATCAGCCACGCGGCACCCATCCTCGCGCAGGCGGTCCGCAAGGCCCTCGACGGTTCCGCGCCTCCCTCGCGTGTCGAGCGCACCGCGCGCTCCCTGAGCCGGTACCTGCTGCGCATGAAGTACCGCGCCACGCCCTTCGGCCTGTTCGCCGGAACGACCTCCACACGCCTCGGGCAGCAGACGCACGTTCGCTGGGGACCGGAGCACAAGGCGTTCGCCGGAGTTGGCGCGGAGTGGCTGCACGAGGTCATCACGATGCTGGAAGGCAACCTGGCGGTGTTCCGGCGTCTGGCGGTGGTGGCTGACCCGACGTGGACCGTGCGGGGCTCCCGGATCACCATTGCCTACCAGCCGGGTCCGGACGGGCCGGCGAGTACGAACCTGCTCCGTACGCGGGCGGCCGAGCAGGCGCTCGCCCTGGCCCGCACCCCGATCCTGGTGCGGGACCTCGTGGACAAGATCGGGGCGGACCACCCGCGCGCGCCCGCGTCCACCATCGAGACGATGGTCGCCGAACTCGTCGCCCACCGCGTTCTGTTGACCAACCTTCGGCCGCCGACGACGACTCCGGACGCCCTCGGCCACCTGATCGCTCAGCTCGATCGGGCTGACGTCGACCTTCCGCAAGCGGCGCAGATGCGCCGGATCGACCGTGCCCTTCGGCGACACGACGGTTCCCGAGGTGCCCGACCTGACGTCCAGGCTGCTCTACGGGTCCAGGCGGTCGAGGCCATGTCCGCGCTCGCGCCGGCCACGGCCCGGTCCTTGGTGGTCAACGTCCGCCCCGACGTGGAGGTGGTCCTGCCTGAACGGGTGGCGCGCGAAGCGAAAGCGGCCTTGGAGGTCATGGCGCGGATCACTCCGTTCCCGCACGGCTCGCCGGCATGGAGCGACTACCGGGCCCGCTTCCTGGAGCGGTACAGCATGGGCACCATCGTGCCCCTACGCGACCTCACCGACCCAGACGTCGGCCTCGGAGTCCCCGCCGGATACCGCGGCAGCGTCCTCCCGCGTCCGGTCCTGGCCACGACACCGCGCGACGAACACCTGCTCGCGCTCGCCCAGGAAGCCGCGCTCACCCACAGGCGCAGCGTCACTCTCACCGAGGCGGACGTCGCCGCCTTGTCCGTCGGCGAACCGATCCAGGTGCCGGCCCACGTCGAACTGTGCTTCACCGTGCTCGGCACGTGTGAACGCGATCTGGACGAGGGGAGGTTCGCACTCTCCGTGGTCGGCCTGTCGCTGGCCGCCGGCACCACCGTAGGCAGGTTCCTGTCCATGCTGCCGCCCGACGAGCTGAACCGCCGGGCGGAGATGTACCGGACCCTGCCGACCCTGACCGCCGGCGCAGTGCGGGCCCAGGTGTCCGGCCCTCCGATGAAGCAGCCGGTCCTCAACGTGGCCCGCGCTCCCGTCGTCGTGCCCGAAGTGCTGGCCCTCGGTGAGTTCAACTCCGCCGCCACGCTCGACCTCGCAGACCTCGGCGTCGTCGCGGATGCCGGACGCCTCTACCTGGTGTCCCTGTCCACCGGGCGCGTCATCGAGCCATCGGTGATGAACGCCGTTGAGCTCAGCCACGGCACCCACCCTCTGCTGCGCTTCCTGTGCGAGGCGCACCGATCCCACGCAGCTGTCCTCACCCCGTTCACCTGGGGCGCCGCCGCCCGCCTGCCCTTCCTGCCGGAAGTCCGCTACGGCCGCACCATCTTGACCCCGGCCTGCTGGCGGCTGCGCGCGGAAGACCTGGGCTCGGGGAACGACTGGGAGAGGAGCCTCACCACCTGGCGCCACCAGCACGGCGTCCCCCTCACGGTCTCCCTCGGAGACGACGACCAGCGCCTGCGGCTCGACCTCGCCCTCAGCGCCCACCGGACCCTCCTACGGAACGCGGTGTCCGGCCACCGCAGCGTCGTCCTGCACGAGGCACCGGACGAAAGGGCCTTCGGCTGGATCGGACACGCCCACGAAGTGGTTCTCCCCTTCGCCGCCCAGCAGCAGCCCAAGCCCGCCCCCGCCCTCCGGCACGCGCCCGTCGCCAAGCGCGACACCGGCCGCCTGCCGGGCCGATCGAACCGGGCCTACCTGAAGCTCTACGGCAACACGGCCCGCGTCCCGGAACTGCTGACCACGCACCTTCCCCGGCTGCTCGTCGGCGGGAACCCCGCCTGGTTCGTCCGGTACGCCGACCCCTCACCTCACGTACGCCTGCGTCTGCACCTGCTGGAACCCGACACGTTCGGTGCCACGGCACAGAAGGTCGCGGCCTGGGCTGCCGCTCTTCGGGAGGAGGGCGTGATCCAGCGCATCGCGTGGGAGACCGACCTCCCCGAAACCGGCCGGTACGGCGCCGGAGCCACCTTCGAGGCCGCCGAAGCGTACTTCGAGGCCGACTCCAACGCGGCACTCGCGCAGTTGCTCCTGGACTCCGCCGACCAGCGGCTCGCCGTCGCCGCGGTCGGCTTCGTGGACATCGGCACCGGACTGCTCGGCTCCCGGGCCAAGGCGTTCCGCTGGCTGACCGGGAACCTGCGGCGCGCCGAGGGCGAGGCCCCTCCCCGCGAGGTACAGGCCCTGGCCGTGCGCCTCGCGGGGAGCGACACCTTCGCCGAGGACCTCGTCAGCACCGCGGGTAACGCCGGATTCGCTGTGGCCGCGGCGTGGGAAGCACGGCGGGAGGCACTGTCCCGGTACCGCGTCGCCTTGGAGGAGTCAGGGATCGAGCCGGCCGACGTGCTGCCGTCGCTGCTCCACATGCACCACAACCGTTTTGTCGGCATCAACCCTGCCGCCGAGGCCACGTGCCGCCGCACCGCCCGCGCGGCAGCCCTGTCATGGACCGCCCGGCCCGAAGGAGACCCGCGGTGA
- a CDS encoding FxLD family lanthipeptide: protein MAQQKVTVLKAGTDYSDDDFDLDIETVTAAPVLGALLKDTDDGCGSTCQSACSNSTCIAG from the coding sequence ATGGCACAGCAGAAGGTCACCGTCCTCAAGGCGGGGACGGACTACTCCGACGACGACTTCGACCTGGACATCGAGACGGTCACCGCAGCCCCGGTGCTCGGTGCGCTGCTGAAGGACACGGACGACGGCTGCGGTTCCACCTGCCAGTCCGCCTGTTCCAACAGCACCTGCATCGCCGGCTGA
- the fxlM gene encoding methyltransferase, FxLD system has protein sequence MTDEMGQDAFREQTLRDAMVRSLAESGAAQDPRVVAAFRTVPRHLAVPDVDVSKVYDAEMAAVTKSDADGVGISSISAARIQAMQIEQARIAPGMSVLEVGSGGPNAAYLAEMTGTEGHVVTVDIDADVTDRATTFLKSTGYSNVTVLTADAEYGAPAHEPFDRIVVTVQAADIPPAWIHQLRDGGRLVVPLRMRGMTRTVAFVRDGDRLVSDGFELCGFVPMQGVGENRVRLAVLHDVAEEEIGLRLDGHPEPDTEALTEALGMPPETVWSTVTLGGSESAEHLDLWLTTALDNLPLMAAKPGARKRGLVASASPLGIPTLVDGDSFAYRTVRATDDEDRYELGAIGHGPRGRQLAERLVAEVRTWDREHRGDQARIEVYPAGTPDDRIPAGRRIERRHTRVAITWP, from the coding sequence ATGACCGATGAGATGGGGCAGGACGCCTTCCGCGAGCAGACCTTGCGCGACGCCATGGTGCGGAGCCTTGCCGAATCCGGTGCCGCACAGGACCCGCGGGTCGTCGCGGCCTTCCGCACGGTTCCCCGGCACCTGGCGGTCCCGGACGTGGACGTGTCCAAGGTGTACGACGCGGAGATGGCGGCCGTCACCAAGTCGGACGCCGACGGGGTGGGAATCAGCTCGATCTCGGCAGCGCGCATCCAGGCCATGCAGATCGAGCAGGCCCGGATCGCGCCCGGAATGAGCGTGCTGGAGGTCGGCTCGGGCGGCCCCAACGCCGCGTACCTCGCAGAGATGACCGGAACGGAAGGCCACGTGGTCACCGTGGACATCGACGCCGATGTGACGGATCGGGCGACCACCTTCCTCAAGTCGACCGGCTACAGCAACGTCACCGTCCTCACAGCCGATGCGGAGTACGGCGCCCCCGCCCACGAACCGTTCGACCGGATCGTCGTCACCGTGCAGGCCGCCGACATCCCGCCCGCGTGGATTCACCAGCTCAGGGACGGCGGCCGGCTCGTCGTTCCGCTCCGGATGCGCGGCATGACCCGCACGGTGGCCTTCGTCCGTGACGGCGACCGTCTGGTCAGCGACGGTTTCGAACTGTGCGGTTTCGTGCCGATGCAGGGCGTGGGCGAGAACCGTGTCCGCCTCGCCGTCCTCCACGACGTCGCGGAGGAAGAGATCGGCCTGCGGCTCGACGGGCACCCCGAGCCGGACACCGAGGCTCTCACCGAGGCGCTGGGCATGCCGCCGGAGACGGTGTGGTCGACGGTGACCCTCGGCGGCTCGGAGTCCGCCGAACACCTGGACCTGTGGCTGACGACCGCGCTGGACAACCTCCCGCTGATGGCGGCGAAGCCCGGCGCCCGCAAGCGCGGACTGGTCGCCTCCGCCTCGCCCCTCGGCATTCCGACCCTCGTCGACGGCGACAGCTTCGCCTACCGCACCGTGCGGGCCACGGACGACGAGGACCGGTACGAGCTGGGGGCGATCGGGCACGGCCCGCGGGGACGGCAGCTCGCCGAGCGCCTGGTCGCCGAGGTCCGGACCTGGGACCGGGAGCACCGCGGCGACCAGGCCCGCATCGAGGTCTACCCGGCGGGCACGCCGGACGACCGGATTCCCGCGGGGCGCCGCATCGAGCGGCGTCACACGCGGGTCGCGATCACCTGGCCGTAG